The Ignavibacteriales bacterium genome contains the following window.
AATAATTACAGTAAGAAATAAAAATGTTTTCATGACTTGATCTTAAAATTTAATATAAATAAAAATGCCATTTTGCTGATTCTGTAGATGATAGAATTCAGAAAAATGGCACAAATATATTTTCCGTTTTCCTACGCTGGCATCATCCAGATCAGGTTCCTGCCTGCGCTGCACTTCGACAGGCAAGCTTAGGGTTTGCTCTCAGTCCTGTTTTCTCTCAGGACACCCCTAACGGATACATCACAATATACAGCATTAATGCTGGGAATGCAAATATTTGGATAAAATAGCAGTTATTTTCAGATTGAAATAAAATATTTAAAAAGGGAATTGATTTTAATACTTCAATGTTATATATTATCGCAAACAATCATATCTAATATTCAAAATATAATTTAAAGGGATATTTTATGTTAAAAGAATTTATGGAATTTTTGAAGCAATACGGTGTAATCGGATTAGCTATCGCCGTTATCATCGGTGGTAAACTTAATGCTCTGATTGGCGCAACCGTTGATGGAATATTGATGCCTATTATAACTTTTTTTATTCCCGGTGGTGCTTGGAGAACAGCTACGCTTGATATCGGTCCGTTTCATTTTCTATTTGGACCCTTTATTGGCGCAGCGATAGACTTTTTAGTTGTGGCATGGATTGTTTTTTACTTCGCAAAAAAAGTTCTGAAAGAAGAAAAAGTAACAAAAAAATAATCCCTAATAATATTATAAAAATTTTTTAGAGGAGAAAAATAAATGATCAGATTATACATGTTCGTGGTCTTGGCAATATTTATGATTGCTAATACCGGCATATCTCAAATG
Protein-coding sequences here:
- a CDS encoding MscL family protein, which codes for MLKEFMEFLKQYGVIGLAIAVIIGGKLNALIGATVDGILMPIITFFIPGGAWRTATLDIGPFHFLFGPFIGAAIDFLVVAWIVFYFAKKVLKEEKVTKK